Proteins encoded by one window of Vigna radiata var. radiata cultivar VC1973A chromosome 5, Vradiata_ver6, whole genome shotgun sequence:
- the LOC106760085 gene encoding NAD(P)H-dependent 6'-deoxychalcone synthase-like produces MSSSNIPYVVLQSSSNHHKMPVIGFGTASPSIDGTREALLEAIKVGYRHFDTAKIYGSEKPLGEAITEALQLGLIASRDELFITSKLWCTDNFPHLVLPAIHKTLQSLNLKYLDLYLVQWPVAMKHGDWDYPFPEEAITSFDLKGVWQAMEECQKQGLTKFIGVSNFNCHQLENLLSFATIPPSVNQVELNPTWQQKKLRELCEKEGIVVTACSPLGSVGSFWGSNKVMDNELLKQIGEAHGKSVAQVSLRWLYELGITIVVKSYNKERMKQNLEIFDWSLTKDDYEKIDEIKQIKTFNLGPKLWDEED; encoded by the exons ATGTCTTCATCAAACATTCCTTATGTAGTGCTTCAATCCTCTTCAAACCATCACAAAATGCCTGTGATTGGATTTGGCACTGCTTCACCTTCCATTGATGGCACCAGAGAGGCATTGTTAGAAGCTATCAAAGTAGGTTACAGACACTTTGACACTGCAAAAATATATGGTTCTGAAAAACCCCTTGGAGAAGCCATAACTGAGGCACTTCAACTTGGCCTCATAGCCTCCAGAGACGAACTCTTCATCACTTCTAAACTCTGGTGCACTGATAATTTTCCTCATCTTGTTCTTCCTGCTATCCACAAAACACTTCA GTCTTTGAACTTGAAATATCTGGATCTTTATTTGGTTCAATGGCCCGTTGCTATGAAGCACGGAGATTGGGATTACCCTTTTCCTGAAGAGGCAATAACATCATTTGACTTAAAGGGCGTGTGGCAAGCAATGGAGGAGTGCCAAAAGCAAGGCCTTACAAAATTCATTGGAGTCAGCAATTTCAATTGTCATCAACTTGAAAACCTCCTTTCTTTTGCTACTATTCCTCCTTCTGTCAATCAA GTTGAGTTGAATCCTACTTGGCAACAAAAGAAGTTGAGAGAATTATGCGAAAAAGAGGGTATAGTTGTAACTGCGTGTAGTCCTTTGGGATCCGTAGGAAGCTTTTGGGGTTCTAACAAAGTAATGGATAATGAATTGCTCAAGCAAATTGGAGAAGCTCATGGCAAATCTGTTGCTCAg gtaTCTCTTAGATGGTTGTATGAGTTAGGGATAACTATCGTGGTTAAGAGCTACAACAAGGAGAGAATGAAGCAAAATCTGGAAATATTTGATTGGTCATTAACAAAAGACGACTatgaaaaaattgatgaaatcaAGCAGATTAAGACCTTCAACCTTGGACCAAAACTTTGGGATGAAGAAGATTAA